The following proteins are co-located in the Ursus arctos isolate Adak ecotype North America unplaced genomic scaffold, UrsArc2.0 scaffold_13, whole genome shotgun sequence genome:
- the LOC113259358 gene encoding trace amine-associated receptor 3: MDLTYIPEDLSSCPKFGNKSCPPINRSLHVRVIMYSIMTAAMFITIFGNLVIMISISHFKQLHSPTNFLILSMATTDFLLGFVIMPYSMVRSVESCWYFGDGFCKFHASFDMMLSLTSIFHLCSIAIDRFYAVCYPLHYSATMTTSMIKRLLAFCWSAPALFSFSLVLSEANVAGMQSYEILVACFRFCALTFNKFWGTILFTTCFFTPGSVMVGIYGKIFIVSKRHARVISNMPENTKGEVKKNLSKKKDRKAAKTLGIVMGVFLACWLPCFLAVLIDPYLDYSTPIIVLDLLVWLGYFNSTCNPLIHGFFYPWFRKALKYIVSGKIFSSHSETANLFPEAH, translated from the coding sequence ATGGATCTAACTTATATTCCTGAAGACTTATCCAGTTGtccaaaatttggaaataaatctTGCCCTCCCATCAACCGTTCTTTGCATGTCCGAGTGATCATGTATTCTATTATGACTGCAGCCATGTTTATCACCATCTTTGGAAACTTGGTTATAATGATTTCCATATCACATTTCAAACAGCTTCACTCTCCCACAAATTTTCTGATTCTCTCCATGGCAACCACTGACTTTCTGCTGGGTTTCGTTATTATGCCATATAGCATGGTACGATCGGTGGAGAGCTGCTGGTATTTTGGGGATGGCTTTTGTAAATTCCATGCAAGCTTTGACATGATGCTAAGCCTAACCTCCATTTTCCATCTGTGTTCCATTGCTATTGATCGATTTTATGCCGTGTGTTACCCTTTACACTACTCGGCCACAATGACCACCTCCATGATAAAGCGACTATTGGCATTTTGCTGGTCAGCCCCTGctcttttttcattcagtttagtTCTATCTGAGGCCAACGTTGCTGGTATGCAGAGCTACGAGATTCTTGTTGCTTGTTTCCGTTTCTGTGCACTTACTTTCAACAAATTTTGGGGGACAATATTGTTCACTACATGTTTCTTTACTCCTGGCTCCGTCATGGTTGGAATTTATGGcaaaatctttattgtttccaAACGACATGCTCGAGTTATCAGCAACATGCCTGAAAACACAAAGGGGGAAGTGAAAAAAAACTTATCTAAGAAAAAGGACAGGAAAGCAGCTAAGACACTAGGTATAGTAATGGGGGTGTTTCTAGCTTGCTGGCTGCcttgttttcttgctgttttgATAGACCCATATTTAGACTATTCCACTCCCATAATAGTACTTGATCTTTTAGTGTGGCTTGGGTACTTCAACTCTACTTGCAACCCCCTCATTCATGGTTTTTTTTATCCATGGTTTCGGAAAGCTCTTAAGTATATAGTGTCAGGCAAAATATTTAGCTCTCACTCAGAAACTGCAAATCTGTTTCCTGAAgcacattaa